A single window of Culicoides brevitarsis isolate CSIRO-B50_1 chromosome 3, AGI_CSIRO_Cbre_v1, whole genome shotgun sequence DNA harbors:
- the LOC134834366 gene encoding uncharacterized protein C6orf136 homolog codes for MSICLRTMPRHGLATWMSVRNQGTVILTAKMHNLTQQEPQPKLSVPPSSVLRRPEQLNPILVKNLLQQKQKLQEQTLKCKETDKVNFKPTSPLGNDANYGRPDPGDLDKVFNTLSQSLPDMFLKPMDYSIYNPNLIFEDNIAGRSSVGIYPYVKTVSLLRVMGHLKYAYVKMEILKITQHPEEGIIRCRWRVVGVSGLKVMLKFWKFKLWKMRKGEGKKVLESQETWYDGFSTFFVGADGKIYKHIADKVMPDEDKEPVVVGNTKVTGPAAAAALCVKLSTTTTAIGPVLGQITQ; via the exons atgtcgattTGTCTGAGAACAATGCCCAGGCACGGGCTTGCGACGTGGATGTCAGTCCGGAATCAAGGCACAGTCATTTTAACTGCaaaaatgcacaatttgaCACAACAAGAGCCGCAACCTAAATTAAGTGTGCCACCATCTTCAGTTTTACGACGACCGGAACAG TTGAACCcgattttggttaaaaatttgttgcaacaaaaacaaaaactacaAGAACAGACGCTAAAATGCAAGGAAACAGACAAAGTAAATTTCAAACCAACGTCGCCGCTTGGCAATGACGCGAATTATGGACGCCCAGATCCGGGAGATTTAGATAAAGTTTTCAATACACTCAGTCAATCGCTGCCTGACATGTTTCTCAAACCGATGGATTACTCGATTTATAATCCTAACCTCATTTTTGAGGATAATATTGCGGGACGGAGCTCagt cggAATCTATCCCTACGTCAAAACGGTCTCTCTTCTTCGAGTTATGGGACATTTAAAATACGCTTATGTCAAAATGGAAATACTTAAAATCACGCAGCATCCCGAAGAAGGCATCATCAGGTGTCGTTGGCGAGTGGTTGGCGTCTCCGGACTAAAAGTCATGCTAAAATTCTGGAAATTCAAGCTCTGGAAGATGCGAAAGGGCGAAGGAAAGAAAGTTCTAGAGAGCCAAGAAAC TTGGTACGACggattttcgacatttttcgtGGGCGCTGacggaaaaatttacaaacacaTTGCGGACAAGGTGATGCCAGATGAGGACAAAGAGCCCGTAGTTGTGGGAAATACAAAGGTGACGGGAccagctgctgctgctgcattaTGTGTGAAACtttcgacgacgacaacggcCATTGGACCAGTTTTGGGTCAAATAACGCAGTAA
- the LOC134833760 gene encoding SOSS complex subunit C homolog B, which produces MANLISAQQELQTKKILEDLQLKKKLLLSTNSNNSMPQYNPQVIQAPVGSQPEKEIVNNSSRTALQQAQAVSFGYFVSQNSSFGNLILPVLPAFDNHTPPTSQPPPTTK; this is translated from the exons ATGGCTAATTTAATCAGTGCACAACAAG AACTCCAAACAAAAAAGATTCTAGAAGACTTGCAACTGAAAAAGAAGCTACTATTGTCGACAAACAGCAACAATAGTATGCCCCAGTACAATCCACAGGTCATCCAAGCACCCGTAGGTAGTCAGCCAGAGAAAGAAATTGTCAATAACTCGTCGCGAACGGCGCTGCAGCAAGCACAAGCCGTCTCCTTCGGCTATTTCGTGAGTCAAAATTCGTCATTTGGCAATTTGATTTTGCCCGTGTTACCTGCGTTCGACAACCATACGCCACCGACGTCGCAACCGCCACCGACGAcgaagtaa
- the LOC134833759 gene encoding rRNA N6-adenosine-methyltransferase Mettl5 — protein MARIKLKKLEEYLQGLDDFESPKIQLEQYITPPHIASNILYTIQSNFDDIEGKIVADLGCGSGMLAIGAFILGAAHVVGFEIDDGAIDVLRTNLDDMEIENVDVVQCDVTKLTCESNKIFDTVLLNPPFGTKNNAGMDMKFLLVAISLTNGAVYSLHKSSTRDFIKKKAGEWGLESQVVAELRYDLPSSYKFHKKDSKDIAVDFWRFEVKK, from the coding sequence atggcccgcatcaaattaaaaaaactcgaGGAATATCTCCAAGGTCTTGACGACTTTGAATCTCCCAAAATTCAATTAGAGCAATACATCACGCCACCGCACATCGCCAGCAACATTTTGTACACAATCCAGTCAAATTTCGACGATATCGAGGGAAAAATCGTCGCTGATCTCGGTTGCGGCAGCGGAATGCTCGCCATCGGCGCTTTTATTCTCGGAGCTGCTCACGTAGTTGGCTTCGAAATCGACGACGGAGCAATCGATGTGCTGCGAACCAATTTGGACGACATGGAAATTGAAAATGTCGATGTCGTGCAATGCGATGTTACGAAGCTCACGTGTGAAagcaacaaaattttcgacaCAGTTCTGCTAAATCCGCCATTCGGGACGAAAAATAATGCTGGGATGGACATGAAATTTCTGCTAGTCGCGATTTCACTGACAAATGGAGCGGTTTATTCGTTGCACAAGTCGTCGACGCGggattttattaagaaaaaggCTGGGGAATGGGGATTGGAGTCGCAAGTTGTCGCGGAATTACGTTATGATTTGCCGTCTTcgtataaatttcataaaaaagattCGAAGGATATTGCTGTGGATTTTTGGagatttgaagttaaaaaatga
- the LOC134834420 gene encoding nuclear nucleic acid-binding protein C1D — MDFGELKNDTDFISKVTNLEDSINAIERHMALMGELTYEDLSKENKVKYDLFQSFAINSLFFMYLKLQGIDPTNNENLSLKLELSKIKDAMKRENLFQDKKTMPRINQAVAKRFVLHGIQKIKEPENATEEEEKTTDGPVSKKRRHE, encoded by the exons ATGGACTTTGGAGAGCTGAAAAACGACACAGActtcatttcaaaagtcacAAATCTCGAGGATTCGATAAATGCCATCGAACGGCATATGGCCCTCATGGGCGAACTCACGTACGAGGATTTGTCAAAGGAAAACAAGGTCAAATACGACTTGTTCCAATCGTTCGCGATAAATTCGCTGTTTTTCATGTATCTCAAACTGCAGGGCATTGATCCAACGAAC AACGAAAACTTGAGTCTCAAATTGGAATTGTCGAAGATTAAGGACGCCATGAAGCGGGAAAATTTGTTCCAAGACAAAAAGACGATGCCCCGAATAAATCAGGCAGTGGCGAAGAGATTTGTTTTGCACGGGATCCAAAAGATAAAAGAACCCGAAAATGCGACAgaggaagaggaaaaaacgaCAGATGGACCTGTTTCTAAGAAACGACGACATgaataa
- the LOC134833513 gene encoding GATOR complex protein Iml1 — MEKMPQFDTSSMKSKRYSDENSRINPKFCKLVLHPKSFSSEDFLVNSKENTELKVGDIVEIYQPDDEGCHLLLQVTSFNDEIKAVISVENSIAAAFNLRTYTNVYMKVIEDPSTVCLDSVEITFKDQYMGRSEMWRVRNWLTNTCVYINKKLEYCDSSIRCQIYEMWAKGTRVACGVISENTKIVFRSSTSNLYLMIQMSSEMWDFDIHGDLYFEKAINGFLADLFNKWKKLGSNHDVTIVLFSRTFYEATKIEDFPEPMRLCLREDHKGRIYEDFYRVAVQNDRFDDWHSVLSQLRAMFTNYQKMVLHNYDHLGPNVPKAYNSTAAQGNYLEVLNMSLNIFEKHFLDRTFDRTGQLSVVISPGVGIFEVDRELTNITMQRIIDSGVGSDLVCVGEQPLHAVPLLKFNSKHSCYLSVDDFSMPHWINLSFYTTNKKVAYSTFVPRIKLPPLELSQKYRDNMIPIQFTQFNYQMDYVHNSLFDYDEYDSQIFSSDNPPQSQYIPTSPILMDRDMSLASPRIHKLKERKLSSPDVHHSTVFDEDSANSCGNQCMVMDDMIREDHRIVRRHRWSHTQRPFTTKTLINPFDPAHVTVKLTSSRRRWTHIFPKGPSGLLVQQHHHNIELHSVDEKEGDDASVDCRSSDGERSSLSGSVVMGMGNLGLTPKKKNTALLWGATGEQEWTPALTTGVDWKSLTIPACLPITTDFFPEESALQNDYVFSVYTLLPEDINMDFSVIRGSYKQPLTARDVFQELVSQRLSQGFQAIITTKKQTPTSAIDETPRKPPLVATPLKKKPLSNERQAEQLLSIGRIFHRITMNESSITVTRYRPRHLYTPKSVNYKYRFRTPFTSSYEDEYVNFSTERLENFNWNYLDQYVCARGHTDYPLTENMKYWRYRMFLLPKEDSATRKIIEQNLVMCDIYSRDTMILSKKQCIDDFLRFLETHLNRVKRQQKKQKTTSVSSPMRDRLGSTRLNDKIRPRSESVKVGEKSKMFSSPLSESHSGTLNAQLLDYHSEESEDAFASESLKLKSNASLPEILELFTHPLHGVSFLQPAPTLPSFTFTSFDAVNWISSHMEMSNATNDPVKILTSMRDARMICHASGDFRKPIIVGFHLYYIVQQDTKAPDFALPLGNLKLFENEWMEVEIVDSIEKAQSFNVTQKPLQPYQLYKECYLDVDIGNKSDRAEWGHAKYHKVMTPGVAYEIAVEWIAASGSIMNDLTNGWARKALHCNFQLIPVPFDPVAEQLIEKLNPFRSPIFVPLNFDGIDDAPVELGDKESAFLEIIAARFGFIPTVAAPQNKLFVHCTGFMCILLPPFNKTYTTVENEKEFHSKDCMGFLWAFNHMIQNKKWKQCLINDSDELYPHRMLKDFRNFCSNHNNRLAKIWAENRSV; from the exons atggaaaaaatgccGCAATTCGATACAAGTTCGATGAAATCCAAACGTTACAGCGACGAGAACAGTCGAATCAACccgaaattttgcaaattggTTCTCCATCCGAAAAGTTTCAGCAGCGAAGATTTCTTGGTCAACTCGAAGGAAAACACGGAACTGAAAGTTGGTGATATTGTTGAGATTTACCAGCCCGATGACGAAGGATGTCACTTGCTGCTTCAAGTTACGAGCTTTAACGATGAAATAAAGGCCGTCATTAGTGTGGAAAATAGTATCGCAGCAGCGTTTAATTTGCGAACGTACACAAATGTCTACATGAAAGTGATTGAGGATCCGTCGACTGTTT GTCTCGACTCCGTTGAAATCACCTTCAAGGACCAATACATGGGCCGTTCGGAGATGTGGCGCGTCCGCAACTGGCTCACCAACACGTGCGTTTACATCAACAAAAAGCTCGAATATTGCGACAGTTCCATCCGCTGCCAAATCTACGAAATGTGGGCCAAAGGAACGCGCGTGGCATGCGGCGTCATTAGCGAAAACACCAAAATTGTCTTTCGCAGCTCGACCAGCAACTTGTACCTGATGATCCAAATGTCTTCGGAGATGTGGGACTTTGACATCCATGGCGACTTGTATTTCGAGAAAGCCATAAACGGATTTCTCGCGGATTTGTTCAACAAGTGGAAGAAGCTCGGAAGCAATCATGACGTCACAATTGTCCTTTTTTCACGTACTTTTTATGAAGCGACTAAAATTGAGGATTTTCCGGAGCCGATGCGACTTTGTCTGCGCGAGGATCACAAAGGAAGGATTTACGAGGATTTCTATCGCGTTGCCGTGCAAAATGATCGTTTTGACGACTGGCATTCGGTGCTGAGTCAATTGAGGGCAATGTTcacaaattatcaaaaaatggtcCTGCACAATTACGATCATCTCGGACCGAATGTCCCGAAGGCTTATAACTCGACAGCAGCTCAGGGAAATTATTTGGAGGTCTTGAACATGtctctgaatatttttgagaaacattttttggatCGCACGTTTGACCGAACGGGACAACTTTCGGTCGTTATTTCGCCAGGTGTCGGAATTTTCGAGGTAGATCGCGAATTGACGAACATCACGATGCAACGAATCATCGACAGCGGCGTCGGCAGTGATTTGGTGTGTGTTGGCGAGCAACCACTTCATGCCGTGCCTTTGCTCAAGTTCAACAGCAAACATTCCTGTTACTTGTCTGTCGATGACTTTTCGATGCCGCACTGGATTAACCTCAGTTTCTACACGACCAACAAAAAAGTCGCTTATTCCACGTTTGTGCCACGAATTAAACTCCCCCCGCTGGaattgagtcaaaaatatcgCGACAACATGATCCCGATACAATTCACGCAGTTCAACTACCAAATGGACTACGTGCATAATTCGCTATTCGACTATGACGAGTACGACAGTCAAATTTTCTCGTCCGACAATCCGCCACAAAGTCAATATATCCCGACGTCGCCGATTCTGATGGATCGCGATATGAGTTTGGCATCGCCGCGCATCCACAAACTCAAAGAACGGAAATTGTCGAGTCCAGATGTTCATCATTCGACAGTTTTTGACGAAGATTCGGCGAATTCTTGTGGAAATCAGTGCATGGTGATGGACGATATGATACGAGAAGACCATCGAATTGTCCGGAGACATCGTTGGAGTCACACCCAAAGACCGTTTACGACAAAAACCTTGATAAATCCCTTTGATCCGGCGCATGTCACGGTAAAATTGACCTCAAGTCGTCGCAGATGGACTCATATTTTCCCGAAAGGACCCTCGGGATTGCTGGTGCAGCAACATCATCATAACATTGAGTTGCATTCCGTGGATGAGAAAGAAGGCGATGATGCAAGTGTCGATTGTAGAAGTAGTGATGGCGAGAGATCGTCCCTGAGTGGAAGTGTCGTGATGGGAATGGGAAATTTGGGATTGAcgccgaagaagaagaacacgGCGTTGTTGTGGGGTGCCACGGGAGAGCAGGAATGGACGCCAGCGTTGACAACGg GTGTTGATTGGAAATCGCTCACAATTCCTGCATGCCTTCCCATCACAACCGATTTTTTCCCGGAAGAGAGTGCCTTGCAGAACGACTACGTCTTCTCCGTCTACACTCTTTTGCCGGAAGACATCAACATGGATTTTTCCGTCATTCGTGGCTCGTACAAACAACCTTTAACCGCTCGCGATGTCTTCCAAGAGCTCGTTTCGCAACGTCTTTCGCAAGGATTTCAAGCGATCATCACCACGAAGAAACAAACGCCAACCAGTGCCATTGACGAAACACCCCGAAAACCTCCGCTCGTCGCCACGCCGCTCAAAAAGAAACCTCTTTCCAACGAACGACAAGCGGAACAACTTCTCTCCATCGGCAGAATTTTTCATCGCATCACGATGAACGAATCCTCGATCACGGTGACACGTTACCGTCCCCGCCATTTGTACACACCAAAGAGCGTCAACTACAAATATCGCTTCCGCACCCCCTTCACGAGCAGCTACGAAGACGAATATGTGAATTTCAGCACGGAACGTCTCGAAAACTTCAATTGGAACTATTTGGATCAATATGTTTGCGCGCGCGGCCACACCGATTATCCGTTGACGGAAAACATGAAATATTGGCGTTATCGGATGTTTTTGTTGCCGAAAGAGGATTCGGCGACACGGAAAATTATCGAGCAAAATTTGGTCATGTGCGACATTTATTCGCGCGATACGatgattttgtcaaaaaagcaGTGCATCGATGactttttgaggtttttggaGACGCATCTGAATCGTGTCAAGAGACAACAAAAGAAGCAAAAGACAACTTCTGTGAGTTCACCGATGCGAGATAGACTTGGCAGCACGAGATTGAACGACAAAATAAGACCGAGATCGGAATCCGTTAAAGTTGGGGAAAAGAGTAAAATGTTTTCGTCGCCGCTTTCCGAGTCGCATAGCGGAACATTGAac gcTCAATTACTCGACTACCACAGCGAAGAAAGCGAAGACGCCTTTGCCAGCGAAAGTCTCAAACTAAAATCCAACGCCAGTCTCCCCGAAATCTTGGAACTTTTCACACATCCCTTGCATGGCGTCTCATTTCTCCAACCGGCACCTACCTTACCTTCATTCACTTTCACTTCCTTCGACGCCGTCAACTGGATTTCGAGTCACATGGAAATGTCGAACGCCACAAACGATCCCGTAAAAATCCTCACTTCCATGCGAGATGCCCGAATGATTTGTCACGCATCCGGTGACTTCCGCAAACCCATAATTGTCGGTTTTCACCTTTATTACATCGTGCAACAAGACACAAAAGCCCCGGATTTCGCTTTGCCTCtgggaaatttgaaattattcgaaaacgAATGGATGGAAGTGGAAATTGTCGATTCAATTGAGAAAGCGCAGAGTTTCAATGTGACGCAAAAACCTTTGCAGCCCTACCAACTGTACAAGGAATGCTATTTGGATGTCGATATCGGGAACAAAAGTGATCGCGCGGAATGGGGACATGCCAAATATCACAAAGTTATGACGCCGGGCGTGGCATACGAGATCGCAGTCGAATGGATTGCCGCTTCGGGGTCAATTATGAACGATTTGACGAATGGCTGGGCACGAAAAGCGTTGCATTGTAATTTTCAACTCATTCCGGTGCCCTTTGATCCAGTCGCTGAACAGTTAATTGAGAAGCTCAATCCATTCCGGTCGCCGATTTTCGTTCCCTTGAATTTCGATGGGATCGACGATGCCCCCGTGGAATTGGGAGACAAGGAATCAGCCTTTTTGGAGATAATTGCGGCTCGTTTTGGCTTTATTCCGACTGTAGCGGCGCCGCAGAACAAACTTTTCGTGCATTGCACGGGATTTATGTGCATTTTGTTGCCGCCTTTTAACAAAACTTACACAACGGTGGAGAATGAGAAGGAATTTCACTCGAAAGATTGCATGGGCTTCTTGTGGGCCTTCAACCACATGATCCAGAACAAGAAATGGAAACAGTGTCTCATTAACGACTCGGACGAGCTCTATCCGCATCGCATGCTGAAGGATTTTCGCAACTTTTGTAGCAACCACAACAATCGACTTGCGAAAATTTGGGCAGAAAATCGTTCCGTTTAa
- the LOC134835383 gene encoding uncharacterized protein LOC134835383 translates to MVVVEMYCREQIAIPEQLPLILKKYAKAVIRTQPYDLLRWSAAYFRCLALEHVPPAKLRFEPDQNYGSLTRGYVRTLLEQLGKGYFVKRELLLNVWQGLCLPEEQLYDFLSLCRMLHWSQVHWLKLIAVMIGALNKDLPGTMKMICEVLTDEPEGSPAPIPLWMFRVCYKFVAELDCSDTQCFIDGQKLLPGDVLEEEEEVTEPPQVHKAAIFQQLLIDEWKSRMKYDDFAAPETLDSQSKSETDPETASILPRVSSSFKFVGNFADPAEVLRRTPDFESVILLLQEEIENIQNECSSKKVEEILEKRQKCDRETKIAENDKNEEYLSKIGAPWTWISSFSDHNCPERSFNFIDDSVKAPEEFPAEECCTVVDSKHFTGDESRSKTFIYDSKSRNSSRSFSRGSEAPEIAKKEEKTTDKIVEIFEESGFDVDNKLLEKKFSETMILGLVQKPATTPPGQESEAPKSLESKDTTIGTVAMTSQDELQTKDETSQTTPMKEREKLSETSLQKTSTQGEKESNVGPADELHKSILPPLPGIGPSVSLETSERFLLYLMRRARQQGGMVFPRNWQEHDCPPMTD, encoded by the exons atGGTAGTCGTTGAAATGTATTGTCGCGAACAAATCGCGATTCCAGAGCAATTGCCATTGATTCTCAAGAAATATgcgaaag ccGTTATTCGGACTCAACCTTACGATCTCCTTCGTTGGTCAGCTGCTTACTTTCGTTGTCTCGCTTTAGAGCATGTTCCTCCTGCCAAGCTTCGTTTCGAGCCGGATCAGAATTACGGGAGCTTAACTCGTGGTTATGTTCGAACGTTGCTCGAGCAACTCGGAAAAGGATATTTTGTGAAGCGTGAGTTGCTGTTGAATGTTTGGCAAGGTTTGTGTCTCCCCGAAGAGCAactttacgattttttgtcCTTATGTCGCATGTTGCATTGGTCCCAAGTGCATTGGTTGAAATTAATTGCCGTCATGATCGGAGCTTTGAATAAAGATTTGCCAGGAACGATGAAAATGATTTGTGAAGTGCTCACTGATGAACCTGAAGGCAGTCCAGCACCGATTCCGTTGTGGATGTTCCGTGTTTGTTACAAATTTGTTGCGGAATTGGATTGTTCAGACACGCAATGTTTCATCGATGGACAAAAGTTgct accTGGCGATGTCCTtgaggaagaagaagaggtCACTGAGCCACCGCAAGTTCATAAAGCAGCAATTTTTCAGCAACTTTTAATCGACGAATGGAAATCTCGCATGAAATACGATGATTTTGCAGCTCCCGAGACACTTGACTCCCAATCCAAAAGTGAAACTGATCCAGAAACTGCTTCAATTCTGCCACGAGTCTCATCCAGCTTCAAATTCGTTGGAAATTTCGCTGATCCAGCTGAAGTTTTGAGACGCACGCCTGATTTTGAGTCCGTTATTCTCTTATTACAAGAAGAAATTGAGAATATACAGAACGAATGTTCCTCGAAAAAAGTCGAAGAGATCCTGGAAAAGAGACAAAAGTGCGATCGTGAAACAAAAATAgcggaaaatgacaaaaacgaAGAATATTTGTCGAAAATTGGAGCTCCATGGACTTGGATAAGCTCATTTTCCGACCACAATTGTCCGGAAAGGTCCTTTAACTTTATCGATGATTCGGTAAAAGCTCCTGAAGAGTTTCCCGCTGAAGAATGTTGCACCGTTGTTGACTCCAAACACTTCACGGGCGATGAATCTCGGTCAAAAACGTTCATTTACGACTCAAAATCTCGCAATTCGAGTCGATCTTTTTCACGTGGCTCAGAAGCGCCTGAAATAgcgaaaaaagaggaaaaaaccacggataaaattgttgaaattttcgagGAAAGCGGCTTTGATGTCGACAATAAATTATTGGAGAAGAAATTTTCGGAAACGATGATTCTTGGACTTGTTCAAAAACCGGCAACAACTCCGCCGGGACAGGAATCGGAAGCGCCAAAGTCTCTCGAGAGCAAAGATACTACAATTGGAACTGTTGCAATGACGTCACAAGATGAGCTTCAAACGAAAGACGAAACAAGTCAAACGACGCCGATGAAAGAACGAGAAAAGCTATCGGAAACATCGCTTCAGAAAACTTCGACTCAAGGTGAAAAAGAGTCTAACGTTGGACCAGCTGATGAGTTACACAAATCCATTCTGCCTCCGTTGCCCGGAATAGGTCCAAGTGTTTCTCTAGAGACTTCGGAGAGATTTTTGCTCTATTTGATGCGACGCGCAAGACAACAAGGTGGCATGGTTTTCCCGCGTAACTGGCAAGAGCATGATTGTCCCCCGATGACagattaa
- the LOC134835384 gene encoding phospholipid scramblase 2-like, translating into MSLSDRFRLSERSIASRGSLRSNRLCPPGLEVLLPLSHVFIKQKSSDHVFTGYETRNKYILKTLEGKKVLWAIESTDECVRCCFTDSTRPFDLHIFNENKRKILKLSLPLSWFEPVTQLYVNCSSISTTIGRIENRTRFFHRPLYVVKDEAGNTAFTIKATSLMQCDEFKVRDAMGTEIGKIGKLWAPNIKESIGDDNIFGVEFPPDLEVKHKAVLLSACLWLDMRYHES; encoded by the coding sequence ATGTCTCTGTCTGATCGGTTTCGTTTGAGTGAACGGAGCATCGCGAGTCGCGGCTCACTTCGTTCAAATCGTCTCTGTCCTCCAGGCTTGGAAGTTCTCTTGCCACTTTCGCACGTGTTTATCAAGCAAAAAAGCTCGGATCACGTCTTTACGGGCTACGAAACGCGCAACAAGTACATCTTGAAGACACTCGAGGGCAAGAAAGTCCTTTGGGCGATCGAGAGCACCGACGAGTGTGTCAGATGTTGCTTCACGGATTCCACGCGTCCCTTTGACCTGCACATTTTCAAcgaaaacaaacgaaaaatcctcaaattaTCGTTGCCTCTGTCGTGGTTTGAGCCAGTGACGCAACTTTATGTCAATTGTTCGAGTATCAGTACGACGATTGGGCGCATTGAGAATCGCACGAGGTTTTTTCATCGGCCATTGTATGTCGTCAAAGATGAAGCGGGAAACACGGCGTTCACGATTAAAGCGACATCTTTGATGCAATGCGACGAATTTAAGGTGCGAGATGCGATGGGCACAGAAATcgggaaaattggaaaattatgGGCTCCGAACATCAAAGAAAGCATTGGcgatgataatatttttggcGTGGAATTTCCTCCGGATTTGGAAGTGAAACACAAAGCGGTGTTGCTATCAGCATGTCTCTGGTTGGACATGAGATATCACGAAAGTTGA
- the LOC134833476 gene encoding uncharacterized protein LOC134833476, giving the protein MSLPENSQNSSISVLKSDDLIEIFGYLNFNELITCRRVCSFWYKIIRDTSHLNDRLCFRLEFGRGFVVDRHEPPLSLILHSKIKIEKLTFWNDFFEAGKSIATVTANREKLQKLLHILREMNVTETLHDLMMQTRDDEPRTNSLLFEHLICGMKNLKYLRFSLPSFVHAFETLLPSMNSNPPFTIASIEKVEIFHETFRRLIADDFRRMLKIFPNTKEIHIYPSVSMLLDKSIIQTFAPLIKTITNLEHYTIKDIMNIENLALDHLEFPDPCESSRVLRFIQEHPEIKSASLLVDYSSVDFMRPYDMITTLIIQVDAFEIDEFDDESNPEYMYNILRFTPNLKRLQIEFPKAEEHNFGHTEIDLPHLEEVEVTQIELDCQNCCLKLLKSCVNTKTLTLKDVSQHLEVVQMQAIAQTLVNLENVSIFYEYDEELGNLFEEWPEMPKLRHLTLNKVGVVTIPGIRTLQASCPLLQTLKLYSIRNTNMKELLQEIANKFPDIVDLTLRGGRTQKVSNLSEIFAGGKGWRLKTLDISPDLEHSDILQLFKQLDFLQVVTCKFGALVVTRRIYYEVTKMKAYKLDEIVQPMKSRKRIHLDADDSSDSETSSSEMSDDDDDDYDSTDTYNSDDMDAENDIIVL; this is encoded by the exons GACTTGATAGAAATTTTCGGATACCTCAACTTCAATGAACTCATCACCTGTCGCCGTGTTTGCTCATTTTGGTACAAAATCATTCGTGACACGTCGCACTTGAATGATCGCCTCTGTTTTCGCCTCGAATTTGGACGTGGCTTTGTCGTTGATCGTCATGAGCCGCCACTTTCGTTGATTCTTCacagcaaaattaaaatcgaaaagtTGACTTTTTGGAATGATTTCTTCGAGGCAGGGAAAAGTATCGCCACGGTCACGGctaatcgtgaaaaattacaaaaattgctcCATATTTTGAGGGAAATGAATGTCACGGAGACACTTCATGACCTGATGATGCAAACGCGAGACGATGAACCGCGAACCAATAGTTTACTTTTTGAACACTTGATTTGtggcatgaaaaatttgaaatatctcCGGTTTTCACTTCCATCGTTCGTGCACGCTTTTGAGACTTTACTCCCATCGATGAACAGCAATCCACCTTTCACGATCGCatcaattgaaaaagttgaGATTTTTCACGAAACGTTCCGTCGATTGATTGCGGATGATTTTCGGcgaatgttgaaaattttcccgaaTACGAAGGAAATTCACATTTATCCGTCGGTTTCAATGTTACTAGATAAAAGTATCATTCAAACATTTGCGCCTCTCATCAAGACAATCACCAATCTCGAGCATTATACCATCAAAGATATCATGAACATCGAAAATTTGGCTCTAGATCATCTGGAATTTCCGGATCCATGCGAGTCGTCGCGGGTTCTTCGTTTCATACAAGAACATCCGGAAATAAAAAGTGCAAGTTTGTTAGTAGATTATTCCAGTGTCGATTTTATGAGACCCTATGACATGATTACGACACTAATTATTCAAGTTGATGCCTTTGAAATTGACGAATTCGATGACGAGAGTAATCCCGAGTACATGTACAATATTTTGAGATTCAcaccaaatttaaaaagactTCAAATTGAGTTTCCGAAGGCTGAGGAGCATAATTTTGGACATACAG AAATTGATTTGCCGCATTTAGAAGAAGTTGAAGTCACACAAATCGAGCTAGATTGCCAAAATTGTTGcttaaaactcttaaaatcTTGCGTGAACACAAAAACTCTTACCTTGAAGGATGTCTCACAGCATCTCGAAGTCGTACAAATGCAAGCAATTGCCCAAACTCTCGTAAATCTCGAAAATGTCTCGATTTTCTACGAATACGACGAAGAATTGGGAAATCTCTTCGAAGAATGGCCCGAAATGCCGAAATTACGACATCTCACCTTGAACAAAGTTGGTGTTGTGACAATTCCAGGAATTCGTACGCTTCAAGCGTCATGTCCTTTGCTCCAAACGCTCAAACTTTATTCCATCCGCAACACAAATATGAAGGAACTTTTGCAGGAAATTGCCAATAAATTCCCAGATATCGTCGATTTAACGCTCCGCGGGGGACGAACACAAAAAGTCTCaaatttgagtgaaattttcGCCGGAGGAAAAGGATGGCGCTTAAAAACTCTTGATATTTCGCCAGATCTCGAACATTCAGACATTCTACAGCTTTTTAAGCAACTCGATTTCTTGCAAGTTGTTACGTGTAAATTTGGAGCTCTAGTCGTTACGCGTCGCATTTACTATGAAGTTACAAAGATGAAGGCTTATAAGCTAGACGAGATAGTTCAACCGATGAAAAGTCGCAAACGGATCCATTTGGATGCGGATGACTCGTCAGATTCGGAAACGTCTTCGAGTGAGATGAGtgacgatgatgacgatgactaTGATTCTACAGATACGTACAATAGTGACGACATGGATGCAGAAAATGACATTATTGTGCTGTAA